CGCCGTGCGTGAAATCACCGCTGAGGATTCGTTCGCTGAGCGGATCTTCGACGTACCGCTGAATTGCGCGACGCAACGGCCGGGCACCGTAGCTCTGGTCGTAGCCGTGTTCGACCAGGAACTCAAGCGCCGCCGCCGTGAGTCTGACTTCGTCGCCGACCCGCCGGGTGACATCCTTGAGCAGCACGCGAACGATTTCGGAGATGTGCTCGCGCGTCAGCGGATGGAAAACGATGACGTCGTCGAGGCGATTGAGGAACTCGGGATTGAAGACCTTCCCGATTTCGTCCTTGACCGTCTCCGTCATCTTGTCGAACGTCTGCTTCGAATCGCTGGCGTGGAAGCCGAGACCGGTTCCCTTCATCAGGTCGCGAGCGCCGACGTTCGACGTCATGATCACGACGGTGTTCTTGAAATCGATGACCCGTCCGTAGTTGTCGGTGAGGTGGCCCTCGTCGAGCACCTGCAGCAGGATGTTGAAGACGTCAGGATGAGCCTTTTCGATTTCGTCGAGGAGCACGACGGAATACGGCTTGCGCCGAACCGCCTTGGTCAGCGTCCCCGAATCCTCATAACCGACATAGCCCGGCGGCGCACCGATGAGGCGCGACACCGAAAACTTCTCCATGTACTCCGACATGTCGACGCGGATCAGCGCACTCGGGTCGCTGAAGAGGAATCGCGCCAGCGCGCGCGCGAGCTCCGTCTTCCCGACGCCGGTGGGCCCGGAGAAGATGAACGACCCGATCGGCCGGTTGGGATCCTTGAGTCCCGCACGCGAACGACGGATCGCGCGCGACACGGCATGGATCGCTTCGTCCTGGCCGATAACCGACACGTGGAGTTCGTCCTCCATGCGCAGCAACCTCGCCGCTTCGGCTTCCTGGATCCGGGTGACAGGGATCCCCGTCCACCGGCCCACGATGAACGCGATCGCCTCTTCGTCGATCACCGGGCGCTTGGTCTGCCGTTCGGCCTCCCATTCGACCTGCACCTGGCGGATCTGCCCCTGCAGCTCGCGTTCGCGGTCGCGGAGCGCCGCGGCCTTCTCGAAGTTCTGCTCGCGCACCGCTTCTTCCTTGTCGGCGGTGACGTGTTCGAGCTGCAGCTTGAGTTCGCCGATCTCTGCCGGCGGATGCTGCGATGCGAGCCGCGCGCGGGCGCCCGCCTCGTCGATCACGTCGATCGCCTTATCCGGCAGGAAGCGGTCGGTGATGTACCGTTCGGCGAGTTCGGCCGCAACTTGCAGCGTCGCATCGGGGATGACGACGCGGTGATGTTCCTCGTACTTCTTGCGCAGCCCCTTCAGGATCTCGACCGTCTCGGGCACGCTCGGCGGATCGACCATGACGGTCTGGAAGCGGCGCTCGAGTGCACCGTCCTTCTCGATGTATTTGCGATATTCATTCAGCGTCGACGCGCCGACACATTGCAGTTCACCGCGCGCGAGCGCCGGCTTGAGCATGTTGGAGGCGTCAATCGCGCCCTCGGCGGCACCGGCGCCGACGAGCGTGTGGAGTTCGTCGATGAAGAGGATCACGTTCTTGCTCTGCGCGATCTCGTTCATCACCGCCTTGAGCCGCTCCTCGAACTGGCCGCGGTACTTCGTCCCGGCGATCACGGCAGCCATGTCGAGCGACAGCACGCGGTGATCGCGCAGCACATCCGGGCACTGGGCGTTGGCGATCAGCAGCGCCAGCCCTTCGACGATCGCGGTCTTCCCCACACCGGGCTCGCCGATCAGGACCGGGTTGTTCTTCTTGCGGCGCGCCAGGATTTCCATGACGCGCTCGATCTCCTTCGCCCGTCCGATCGTCGGGTCGAGCGCCCCTTCGGCTGCGAGGATCGTAAGATCACGGCAGAAATGATCGAGCGCAGGGGTCTTCGATTTTTTCTCGGTCTTGGGTGGAACTGCCTGCGGACCACTGGCGGCCTGACCGCTGGTCGGCTGTCCCTGCGGCAGGTCGCTCCCCAGGAGCCGCAGCGTCTCCGCGCGCGACTGTTCGAGCGTGACACCGGCGTCGGTGAGGACCTGGGCCGCGATTCCCTTCTCCTCGCGCAGCAGACCAAGGAGCAGGTGCTCGGTGCCGACATACGAGTGGTTGAGTTCGCGTGCTTCCATCATCGCGAGCTCGAGCACCTTCTTGGCGCGAGAGGTGTACGGCAGTTCGGGGCCGGCCGCCGTGGCAGCTTTCCCCTTCTTGACCGTCTCCTCGATCTTCTGCTGGATGTCTTCGAGTTCGACACCGAGATTGGTGAGCACCGCCGCCGCAACGCCTTCACCTTCGCGGATCAGGCCGAGAAGAATGTGCTCCGTGCCGACGTATTCGTGATGCAGCCGCGCCGCCTCTTCGCGGGCCATCTGCAGGACTTTGCGCACCCGGTCGGTAAAGTTGTATCCGTTCATGGTCGTTCACCCTCCTCGAACAGCCGGCGCACGAACGACGCGCGATGCACCGGCAAGGCATCGTCGTCCAGCGACACACCGGCATCGCGCGCGATGTGCGCATTCTGCGTCAGCACCAGCAGCCGGTTCAGTAGCTGCAACGGGATCGCGGGAAGGATCCCCGTCGTGACACCCAGGCGGACGCTGCTCAGCAATCCCACCACTTCGTCAAACGTCAACGCGCGAGCGTGCCGCAGCACTGCCCACGCGCGCCAGACGCTGTCCTCGAGTGCGGTCGATGCGTCGCGGCGCACCTGATCGCGCGCCCGCAACTCGTAATCCATCACCTGCCGCACCATTCGCGACAGATGGTCGAGCAACTCGGCTTCGGACTTTCCCAGCGTCGTCTGATTGGAGAGCTGGAAGAGGCTCCCGATCGCCTCGCTTCCCTCGCCGAACAACCCGCGCGATGTCAACCCGACCTGCATCAGACCCTCGAGAACCTTGCCGATTTCCCGCGTCATCACGAGGGCGGGAAGATGAATCAGCACCGACGCCCGCAACCCCGTTCCGACGTTCGTCGGACACGCCGTAAGATAGCCGAACTCAGGGTGGAAGGCGAAGGAAAGCCGTACGCCAAGTTCGCGATCTGCCAGCTCGGAAATGCGGTAGGCAGCCGCGATTGCCAGCCCGGATTGCAACACCTGCAACCGCAGGTGGTCCTCCTCGTTGACCATCACGCTCGCCGTCCGGCCGAGGAGGAGCGCAGCCCCGCTCCGGACCCTCCCCTGCGTGTCAGTCCCTGCCAGGTTCCGCGACACCAGCTGGCGCTCGTTGAGCCAGTGCCGGTCAGCGGCCGGCATCGTATCGAGCCGATGCAGCACCGCATCGGCCAGCGACGGCGCGCTGTGCGCCGCGGCCAGCACGGCACCGACGATCACCTCGCGCTGCTCCGGAACGTTCCGCCCGCGAAACGGCTGCCCGGTCAGATTGCGCGCAAGCCGGATCCTGGTGGAGAGCACCATCGCGCTCTCCGGTCCGCTGGCATCGAGCCACGGCATCCCGCCGTCGGGAATCACCCCGGCGCCGCTCACACGTCCTCGGGGGCGCGCAATTGATCGCGAAGCTCGGCCGCGCGCTCGAACTGCTCCGTATCAATCGCGATCCGGAGCTGCTCTCGCAGTTCCTCCCGGGAACGCGCCCGCATCTCCGTCGGTGACACGTCCGCCGTCACGGGGCTGGAATACGTCGCACCAGTGTGCCGCGTGGCACCATGCAATCGCCGCAACAGATCTCGCAGTGGACGTTCGAACGTGATCCAGCACTGGGCACAACCCACTCGTCCCGATGCCCGGAAATCCTGCAGCGTCGCACCGCATTCCGGACACGTCTCGCCGGCGGCGACCGCGGTCGCGATGGTGGCCCCGCTCTTCCCCATCGCAGCGAGGAACGCGCCGAGCGGCGTCTGGGTCACGGTCGCTTCGGTCTCGATTCCGCGCTCCGCCGCGCATTTGCTGCAGAGATGCAGCGTGGTGACGTTGTCGCCCTCCACCTGGGTCAGCCGGACCACCGCTTCCCCTTCGTGGCAGATCTGGCACTGGTTCATGCCAACGTGTCCGCCGTCGCCGGTCGAAGGACGCCATCCTCCAGCGTCAACACGCGGTCCGCTCGCTGCGCCAGGGTTCGGCTGTGCGTCACCGCAACGACTGCGGTGCCGCTCGATTGCGCCAGCGTCGTGAGCAGGTGCAGCATGTCACCCGCCGTATGCGGATCGAGATTGCCGGTCGGTTCATCGACCAGGAGGACCGCCGGCGCCGTGACGAGCGCGCGCGCCAGGGCGACCCGCTGCTGTTCGCCGCCCGACAACAGCGTGACTCGCGAACTGGCGCGCGGCATGAGACCGACCTCGCTGAGCGCGCGGTCGGCACGCTCGCGAGCGGCCATCATCGACTCTCCGCCGATCAGCCAGGGCATCATGACATTCTCTCGAGCGGTGAAATCACGCAGCAAGTGATGAAACTGGAAGACGAATCCGATCCGGCGATTGCGGACATGCGCCAGTTCGGCATTGTCCATCGACTGGTACGAACGTCCCTCGAGTGTCACGTCGCCGGTATCAGGCCGGTCGAGTCCACCGAGCAGGTGGAGCAGCGTGCTCTTCCCGGATCCGCTGGCACCGATGATCGCCACGAATTCGCCCTTCGTGACGATGAGATCAAGATCGTGCAACACCGTGAACGCGACACCGTCGCCGCCGATGAAGCGACGGCCGAGCTGCCGGGCCTCCAGGATGCCGCTCATTCCGCCCGGATCGCTTCCACCGGCAGGAGCGACGCCGCGCGACGAGACGACGGAATGGTCGCCAGCACAGCCACCGCGATGCTCGCCACCACGACCACAAGCACATCGGTGATTTCCACGCGGACCGGGAGCCGGTCGATGAAATAGATCGTCGGATCGATATGGATCCGCTTGTCGACCAGAAACGCGACCGCCAACCCGAGGACCAGTCCCAGACCGGTGCCGACGAGTCCGACCACCGCGCCTTGCGCGAGAAAGACGCGAGCAACGCCGCGAGCCGGCAGCCCCATCGCCTCCAGAATTCCGATCTCCCGTGTCTTGAACGCGACGACCATCGTGAGCGTTCCCACGATGTTGAACGCCGCCACGATCATGATGAAGAAGATCACCAGGCCCATCGCGAGCTTTTCCAGCTGCAACGCAGAAAAGAGCGTGCTGTTCTGCGATTGCCATGTCTCGACGCGGAAGGGATAGCCGAGCGCTGCGGTGAGTCGATCACCGACCGTTGCAACCCGCCACGGATCGCGTACTCGCACGCCGATTGCCGACACGGCAGTGTCGAGCCCGACGAATCGCTGGGCCGTGGCGCGGTCCATCACCACGTAGGAGTTGTCGTAGATGTACATCCCGGTCTCGAAGACACCGGTGACTTCCATCGACCAGCTGCGGGGGACGTCGAACTCACCGGTGATCCGGTTGCGATGCGTCACCGGCGGAATCATCGAGATGATGTCGCCGGGGTATGCCGACAGATGATCGGCCAGTCGCTTGCCAATCACCACGGCGCCGTCGACGCTGTCCTTCGGCAGTGTCGCCTTGAAATTGAGATCGCCTTCGGTCATCGCGCTGTCGAGATGAATGACCTGGCGCGTGCCGACGCCCGGCTCGAGCCCCGCGACGAAGACGCCCTCGGGAAAACCCGCCGAATTCATCACCAAGGATTGTGCGTCGACTTCGGGCGCCGCGGCCACGACGTCAGGGTCGCGCCGGATCCGCGCGAGTTGCGCCTGCCAGTCGGCGATCTGGAGTGTGGTACCGAAGGTGAGCACGCGAAGCTCCGGCGACCCGACCAGGATCCGGTCGCGCAGGTCGTTGCGCAAGCCGTTCATCACGCCGAGGACGACGATCAGCGCGCTGACGCCGAGGGTGATGCTGCCGATCGAGATCACGGTCTGCAGCGAGGCGTTCCGGGTACCACGCTGCCCGCGGAGGTACCGCAACGCAATGCGTCGCTCAAGCGCCGTCGGCCACCAGGAGAACACGTCCGCCCCTCACGCCCCCGCGGGCGGACGAGGCTGATCGCTCTCGGGGCGCATCGCAGGAAAGAGGATCACGTCGCGGATCGAACCCTGATCGGTGAGGAGCATCACCAGGCGATCGATTCCCAGGCCGAGCCCGCCGGCCGGCGGCATCCCGTATTCGAGCGCGCGCACATAGTCGGCATCGATCGGGTGGGCTTCCTCATCACCCGCGGCGCGCTGGCGCACC
This window of the Gemmatimonadales bacterium genome carries:
- a CDS encoding ATP-dependent Clp protease ATP-binding subunit, coding for MNGYNFTDRVRKVLQMAREEAARLHHEYVGTEHILLGLIREGEGVAAAVLTNLGVELEDIQQKIEETVKKGKAATAAGPELPYTSRAKKVLELAMMEARELNHSYVGTEHLLLGLLREEKGIAAQVLTDAGVTLEQSRAETLRLLGSDLPQGQPTSGQAASGPQAVPPKTEKKSKTPALDHFCRDLTILAAEGALDPTIGRAKEIERVMEILARRKKNNPVLIGEPGVGKTAIVEGLALLIANAQCPDVLRDHRVLSLDMAAVIAGTKYRGQFEERLKAVMNEIAQSKNVILFIDELHTLVGAGAAEGAIDASNMLKPALARGELQCVGASTLNEYRKYIEKDGALERRFQTVMVDPPSVPETVEILKGLRKKYEEHHRVVIPDATLQVAAELAERYITDRFLPDKAIDVIDEAGARARLASQHPPAEIGELKLQLEHVTADKEEAVREQNFEKAAALRDRERELQGQIRQVQVEWEAERQTKRPVIDEEAIAFIVGRWTGIPVTRIQEAEAARLLRMEDELHVSVIGQDEAIHAVSRAIRRSRAGLKDPNRPIGSFIFSGPTGVGKTELARALARFLFSDPSALIRVDMSEYMEKFSVSRLIGAPPGYVGYEDSGTLTKAVRRKPYSVVLLDEIEKAHPDVFNILLQVLDEGHLTDNYGRVIDFKNTVVIMTSNVGARDLMKGTGLGFHASDSKQTFDKMTETVKDEIGKVFNPEFLNRLDDVIVFHPLTREHISEIVRVLLKDVTRRVGDEVRLTAAALEFLVEHGYDQSYGARPLRRAIQRYVEDPLSERILSGDFTHGDEIEVDVAPDGEKLVFRVLTGTGA
- a CDS encoding UvrB/UvrC motif-containing protein; this encodes MNQCQICHEGEAVVRLTQVEGDNVTTLHLCSKCAAERGIETEATVTQTPLGAFLAAMGKSGATIATAVAAGETCPECGATLQDFRASGRVGCAQCWITFERPLRDLLRRLHGATRHTGATYSSPVTADVSPTEMRARSREELREQLRIAIDTEQFERAAELRDQLRAPEDV
- a CDS encoding ABC transporter ATP-binding protein, with the protein product MSGILEARQLGRRFIGGDGVAFTVLHDLDLIVTKGEFVAIIGASGSGKSTLLHLLGGLDRPDTGDVTLEGRSYQSMDNAELAHVRNRRIGFVFQFHHLLRDFTARENVMMPWLIGGESMMAARERADRALSEVGLMPRASSRVTLLSGGEQQRVALARALVTAPAVLLVDEPTGNLDPHTAGDMLHLLTTLAQSSGTAVVAVTHSRTLAQRADRVLTLEDGVLRPATADTLA
- a CDS encoding ABC transporter permease, which translates into the protein MFSWWPTALERRIALRYLRGQRGTRNASLQTVISIGSITLGVSALIVVLGVMNGLRNDLRDRILVGSPELRVLTFGTTLQIADWQAQLARIRRDPDVVAAAPEVDAQSLVMNSAGFPEGVFVAGLEPGVGTRQVIHLDSAMTEGDLNFKATLPKDSVDGAVVIGKRLADHLSAYPGDIISMIPPVTHRNRITGEFDVPRSWSMEVTGVFETGMYIYDNSYVVMDRATAQRFVGLDTAVSAIGVRVRDPWRVATVGDRLTAALGYPFRVETWQSQNSTLFSALQLEKLAMGLVIFFIMIVAAFNIVGTLTMVVAFKTREIGILEAMGLPARGVARVFLAQGAVVGLVGTGLGLVLGLAVAFLVDKRIHIDPTIYFIDRLPVRVEITDVLVVVVASIAVAVLATIPSSRRAASLLPVEAIRAE